A single Melopsittacus undulatus isolate bMelUnd1 chromosome 11, bMelUnd1.mat.Z, whole genome shotgun sequence DNA region contains:
- the DOLK gene encoding dolichol kinase, whose amino-acid sequence MLKKPVLVESLIVFIIVLFVHAVVWDRYSWCAVALAIQAFYVQFKWDRLLQLGGAVFQFRTAANSGLLPASMVIPLLGIVMKERCKAAGIVYFERFGIVVASTGMLVALFLSVIAVGITKPVPTNTCILTGIAGSIIIYTMKHSLTVSEVIEVLEVLLIFVYLSMILLYLLPRCFTPGEALLVLGGVSFVLNQLIKRSLNVVEGRGDPIDFFLLVAVVGVVLLGLFFTVLFIFMDSGTWISSMFFHMMTAVLGLGVIMPWLYRLIQRNPLFWLLQFLFQTQTRVYLLVYWTFLAASACGIVFYQNAKRSSESKKHQASTITRKYFHFIVVATYVPGLIYDCQLLYVAAVLCLAVFIFLEYIRYFRIKPFGQTLRHLLSLFLDERDSGPLILTHIYLLLGMSLPVWLFPRACAPKGTLSGAGALVPYSGVLAVGVGDTIASVFGSTMGEIKWPGTKKTFEGTMTSIFAQIIAVALILIFDSNVNLNSSYAWILASVSLVSLLEAYTTQIDNLLLPLYLQIMFMA is encoded by the coding sequence ATGTTAAAGAAGCCAGTGCTGGTGGAATCCCTGATCGTGTTCATCATCGTTCTCTTTGTGCATGCAGTGGTGTGGGACCGGTATTCCTGGTGCGCCGTCGCTCTCGCCATCCAGGCCTTTTATGTCCAGTTCAAATGGGACCGTCTGCTCCAGCTGGGTGGGGCTGTATTCCAGTTCCGTACAGCAGCAAACAGTGGCCTCCTGCCAGCTAGCATGGTCATCCCCTTGCTGGGGATAGTGATGAAGGAGAGGTGCAAGGCTGCTGGCATTGTGTACTTTGAACGCTTTGGCATAGTTGTGGCTTCCACTGGCATGCTGGTTGCTCTCTTCCTGTCAGTAATAGCGGTTGGCATCACAAAACCTGTGCCAACCAACACTTGCATACTTACTGGTATTGCTGGCAGTATAATTATCTATACCATGAAGCACTCTTTGACTGTTTCAGAAGTGATAGAGGTCCTAGAAGTGCTGCTAATTTTTGTCTACCTCAGTATGATCTTGCTGTACTTGTTGCCTCGATGTTTTACGCCTGGAGAAGCATTGCTGGTTCTTGGAGGTGTAAGTTTTGTTCTCAATCAGCTCATTAAACGCTCACTGAATGTAGTGGAGGGCAGAGGTGATCCCATAGACTTTTTCCTTCTGGTAGCAGTTGTTGGAGTTGTTCttcttgggctttttttcactGTGCTCTTCATTTTCATGGATTCGGGTACATGGATCTCCTCCATGTTTTTCCACATGATGACAGCAGTGCTAGGCTTAGGGGTCATCATGCCTTGGCTGTACCGACTGATCCAGAGGAACCCTTTGTTCTGGCTACTCCAGTTTCTGTTTCAGACACAGACAAGAGTTTACCTTCTTGTATACTGGACCTTTTTGGCTGCTTCAGCATGTGGCATAGTTTTTTACCAGAATGCTAAGAGATCATCTGAATCTAAAAAACACCAGGCCTCGACCATAACcaggaaatatttccatttcattgttGTAGCTACTTATGTTCCTGGACTAATTTATGACTGCCAGCTTCTCTACGTTGCTGCAGTACTGTGTCTGGCAGTGTTTATCTTCTTGGAGTATATTCGGTACTTCAGGATCAAGCCATTTGGCCAAACCCTTAGGCATCTGTTGTCTCTCTTCTTGGATGAAAGAGACAGTGGACCTCTGATCTTGACTCATATTTATCTCCTCCTTGGTATGTCCCTCCCAGTATGGTTGTTTCCCAGAGCTTGTGCTCCTAAAGGTACCTTGTCCGGGGCGGGAGCACTGGTCCCCTACTCTGGGGTGCTGGCAGTAGGGGTAGGAGACACTATTGCCTCTGTTTTTGGCAGTACAATGGGGGAAATCAAATGGCCAGGAACAAAGAAGACCTTTGAAGGGACAATGACATCTATTTTTGCTCAGATCATTGCTGTGGCTCTTATTCTGATCTTTGACAGTAATGTGAATCTGAACTCCAGCTATGCCTGGATTTTGGCATCTGTGAGCTTAGTTTCTCTTTTAGAAGCTTATACGACCCAAATTGATAATCTTTTGTTGCCTCTCTACCTCCAGATAATGTTTATGGCATAG
- the PHYHD1 gene encoding phytanoyl-CoA dioxygenase domain-containing protein 1, with amino-acid sequence MLGQGSREEAGSQPCRAWWYCGLLVGSWEPLPLMAFVSQHQIQKFHEDGFLVLEHFFTTEECDSMRNQIQRIIAEMEVPPHCRTEFSTKEKEQLQAQGSSDYFLTSGDKIRFFFEKGVLDEKGNFLIPKEKSVSKIGHALHAYDPVFKQVTHSSKVQELGRKLGLERPVVVQSMYIFKQPGIGGEVTPHQDATFLYTEPLGRILGFWIALEDATQENGCLWFIPGSHTRGITRRMVRAASGSSTCVEFVGSDPAYDDNQFTPLPISKGGLILIHGEVVHKSEPNSSESSRHAFTFHVMEAKDTSWSKENWLQPTPELPFPSLYT; translated from the exons ATGCTGGGACAAGGATCACGTGAAGAGGCGGGGAGtcagccctgcagagcctggtGGTATTGTGGTTTGCTGGTGGGATCCTGGGAGCCTCTGCCCCTGATGGCATTTGTAAGCCAGCATCAGATCCAGAAG TTCCATGAGGATGGCTTCCTTGTCCTAGAGCATTTCTTTACCACAGAGGAGTGTGACAGCATGAGGAACCAGATTCAGAGAATCATAGCGGAGATGGAAGTGCCACCACACTGCCGCACTGAGTTCTCCACCAAGGAaaaggagcagctccaggcacAG ggtaGCTCGGATTATTTCCTAACCAGTGGAGACAAGATTAGATTCTTCTTTGAGAAAGGTGTTTTGGATGAGAAAG GTAACTTTCTGATTCCAAAGGAGAAATCTGTCAGCAAGATTGGCCATG CTTTACATGCTTATGATCCTGTCTTCAAGCAAGTCACCCACTCCTCCAAGGTGCAG GAATTGGGAAGAAAATTAGGCCTTGAGAGACCAGTAGTTGTGCAAAGCATGTATATCTTCAAG caaCCTGGCATTGGTGGTGAAG TGACACCACACCAGGATGCCACCTTCCTGTACACAGAGCCCCTGGGCAGGATCCTGGGGTTCTGGATCGCCCTGGAGGATGCCACGCAGGAGAATGGATGCTTGTGGTTCATTCCTGGCTCTCACACCA GAGGAATTACCCGGAGAATGGTCCGTGCAGCTTCAGGTAGCTCAACGTGTGTAGAGTTTGTAGGTTCAGATCCAGCCTATGATGACAACCAGTTCACACCTCTGCCTATAAGTAAAG GAGGACTCATTCTCATCCACGGTGAAGTTGTCCATAAGAGTGAACCGAACAGCTCAGAGTCTTCTCGCCACGCATTCACCTTCCATGTGATGGAAGCCAAAGACACCAGCTGGAGCAAAGAGAACTG GCTCCAGCCGACTCCTGAACTGCCTTTTCCATCGCTCTACACTTGA